In Brachypodium distachyon strain Bd21 chromosome 2, Brachypodium_distachyon_v3.0, whole genome shotgun sequence, one genomic interval encodes:
- the LOC100830930 gene encoding uncharacterized protein LOC100830930 isoform X1 yields MKMFATPDGSPCRREVQAPMSFLLHAHISRTRTISLISFLDDLASFCFGASYLDTWYDEFKPASIDKNQAGSMHKTKDNRVTVEFHNNQPGKPKVAFEGSQEEYKDNDGVLFFDGETFRLERLHRAVKRLRHVRIPGESAATTLAPTTTGMVESHSPPVEKVGKSLAMNKPAIHSVPVEVERIDIGEPENPGPRNNNRSSTYQAVTADPFSSSPDPNDPEENLDILGDDENGSPNSVSPQGTSVRGFDINFPNQLDMDDEIADVDVNDEADEGLNAAEALRAQVDAEGQQEQGTSSSSGSSSSSSGSGSGSGSSSSDSDGSDGDSASSGGDVDI; encoded by the exons atgaagatgtttGCAACCCCAGACGGTTCGCCATGTAGACGAGAGGTCCAGGCACCCATGTCGTTTCTTTTGCATGCACACATATCAAGAACTAGAACCATTTCCCTGATATCTTTCCTTGATGATCTTGCTTCGTTTTGTTTTGGAGCCTCCTACTTGGACACTTGGTACG ATGAATTTAAGCCTGCATCCATTGATAAGAATCAAGCTGGGTCTATGCATAAGACCAAAGATAATCGGGTAACTGTAGAATTTCATAATAATCAGCCTGGGAAGCCAAAGGTCGCATTCGAAGGAAGCCAAGAAGAGTACAAGGATAATGATGGTGTCTTGTTTTTTGATGGTGAGACCTTCCGTTTGGAGCGGTTGCATCGTGCTGTCAAGAGATTAAGGCATGTTCGGATTCCAGGAGAGTCTGCAGCAACTACCTTGGCACCTACAACTACTGGGATGGTTGAATCTCATTCTCCTCCAGTAGAGAAAGTTGGCAAGTCGCTGGCCATGAATAAACCTGCTATACACTCAGTTCCG GTCGAGGTTGAGCGCATTGACATTGGTGAACCAGAAAATCCAG GACCAAGGAACAATAACAGGAGCTCTACATATCAAGCAGTTACTGCAGACCCCTTTTCCTCTTCGCCTGATCCAAATGACCCAGAAGAAAACCTAGACATACTTGGTGACGATGAAAATGGCTCGCCCAATAGTGTATCTCCACAAGGGACATCTGTTCGTGGTTTTGACATCAACTTTCCAAATCAGCTCGATATGGATGATGAAATTGCTGATGTTGATGTAAATGACGAAGCTGATGAGGGACTCAATGCAGCTGAGGCGCTGCGAGCTCAAGTCGATGCAGAAGGGCAGCAGGAGCAGGGTACCTCTAGCTCAagcgggagcagcagcagcagcagtgggaGTGGGAGCGGAagcgggagcagcagcagtgatAGTGATGGCAGTGACGGCGATTCAGCCAGCTCGGGAGGGGATGTTGATATATGA
- the LOC100830930 gene encoding uncharacterized protein LOC100830930 isoform X3 gives MHKTKDNRVTVEFHNNQPGKPKVAFEGSQEEYKDNDGVLFFDGETFRLERLHRAVKRLRHVRIPGESAATTLAPTTTGMVESHSPPVEKVGKSLAMNKPAIHSVPVEVERIDIGEPENPGPRNNNRSSTYQAVTADPFSSSPDPNDPEENLDILGDDENGSPNSVSPQGTSVRGFDINFPNQLDMDDEIADVDVNDEADEGLNAAEALRAQVDAEGQQEQGTSSSSGSSSSSSGSGSGSGSSSSDSDGSDGDSASSGGDVDI, from the exons ATGCATAAGACCAAAGATAATCGGGTAACTGTAGAATTTCATAATAATCAGCCTGGGAAGCCAAAGGTCGCATTCGAAGGAAGCCAAGAAGAGTACAAGGATAATGATGGTGTCTTGTTTTTTGATGGTGAGACCTTCCGTTTGGAGCGGTTGCATCGTGCTGTCAAGAGATTAAGGCATGTTCGGATTCCAGGAGAGTCTGCAGCAACTACCTTGGCACCTACAACTACTGGGATGGTTGAATCTCATTCTCCTCCAGTAGAGAAAGTTGGCAAGTCGCTGGCCATGAATAAACCTGCTATACACTCAGTTCCG GTCGAGGTTGAGCGCATTGACATTGGTGAACCAGAAAATCCAG GACCAAGGAACAATAACAGGAGCTCTACATATCAAGCAGTTACTGCAGACCCCTTTTCCTCTTCGCCTGATCCAAATGACCCAGAAGAAAACCTAGACATACTTGGTGACGATGAAAATGGCTCGCCCAATAGTGTATCTCCACAAGGGACATCTGTTCGTGGTTTTGACATCAACTTTCCAAATCAGCTCGATATGGATGATGAAATTGCTGATGTTGATGTAAATGACGAAGCTGATGAGGGACTCAATGCAGCTGAGGCGCTGCGAGCTCAAGTCGATGCAGAAGGGCAGCAGGAGCAGGGTACCTCTAGCTCAagcgggagcagcagcagcagcagtgggaGTGGGAGCGGAagcgggagcagcagcagtgatAGTGATGGCAGTGACGGCGATTCAGCCAGCTCGGGAGGGGATGTTGATATATGA
- the LOC100830930 gene encoding ell-associated factor Eaf isoform X2: MTSSNSGEPSTAPQPNRWYDLRLGSSCRDPSSTAKFCTLRYEFKPASIDKNQAGSMHKTKDNRVTVEFHNNQPGKPKVAFEGSQEEYKDNDGVLFFDGETFRLERLHRAVKRLRHVRIPGESAATTLAPTTTGMVESHSPPVEKVGKSLAMNKPAIHSVPVEVERIDIGEPENPGPRNNNRSSTYQAVTADPFSSSPDPNDPEENLDILGDDENGSPNSVSPQGTSVRGFDINFPNQLDMDDEIADVDVNDEADEGLNAAEALRAQVDAEGQQEQGTSSSSGSSSSSSGSGSGSGSSSSDSDGSDGDSASSGGDVDI; encoded by the exons AtgaccagcagcaacagcggcGAGCCGAGCACGGCGCCGCAACCGAACCGGTGGTACGACCTCCGGCTGGGGTCTTCTTGCCGCGatccctcctccaccgccaaGTTCTGCACGCTCCGCT ATGAATTTAAGCCTGCATCCATTGATAAGAATCAAGCTGGGTCTATGCATAAGACCAAAGATAATCGGGTAACTGTAGAATTTCATAATAATCAGCCTGGGAAGCCAAAGGTCGCATTCGAAGGAAGCCAAGAAGAGTACAAGGATAATGATGGTGTCTTGTTTTTTGATGGTGAGACCTTCCGTTTGGAGCGGTTGCATCGTGCTGTCAAGAGATTAAGGCATGTTCGGATTCCAGGAGAGTCTGCAGCAACTACCTTGGCACCTACAACTACTGGGATGGTTGAATCTCATTCTCCTCCAGTAGAGAAAGTTGGCAAGTCGCTGGCCATGAATAAACCTGCTATACACTCAGTTCCG GTCGAGGTTGAGCGCATTGACATTGGTGAACCAGAAAATCCAG GACCAAGGAACAATAACAGGAGCTCTACATATCAAGCAGTTACTGCAGACCCCTTTTCCTCTTCGCCTGATCCAAATGACCCAGAAGAAAACCTAGACATACTTGGTGACGATGAAAATGGCTCGCCCAATAGTGTATCTCCACAAGGGACATCTGTTCGTGGTTTTGACATCAACTTTCCAAATCAGCTCGATATGGATGATGAAATTGCTGATGTTGATGTAAATGACGAAGCTGATGAGGGACTCAATGCAGCTGAGGCGCTGCGAGCTCAAGTCGATGCAGAAGGGCAGCAGGAGCAGGGTACCTCTAGCTCAagcgggagcagcagcagcagcagtgggaGTGGGAGCGGAagcgggagcagcagcagtgatAGTGATGGCAGTGACGGCGATTCAGCCAGCTCGGGAGGGGATGTTGATATATGA